tttgctccttctcaacctctgttgtcggacactgaaacgaaccgaaaacatctcccttaactactggagcgacggagggtttgcactgttgcatgttataccgtgtaaggacacgatctatgtaagccttctgggacaatcctaagatccccttgtgtctatctcggtgaatttcgatgccaatgacgtaagaagcatctccgagatccttcatgtcgaagttatgcgagagtaaacgcttcgactcatgcaacatatctaaactattacttgccaatagaatatcatctacgtaaaggacaagtatagtaaagtcactcccactcatcttgaggtaggtgcattgatccacttgattcttcataaaaccttgcttcttcatgacttcatcaaacttgaggtaccactgacgtgatgcttgttttaacccgtaaatggatttcttcaacttacagactagatgctcctgaccttcaggtttaaagccttcaggttgtttcatgtaaacatcttcgtccaaatctccgctaaggaaagcggttttaacgtccatctgatgcagctctaaatcgaaatgagctactagggccatgacgatccttaatgaatctttacgagagacaggtgaaaacgtctcttgataatcaattccctctttctgagtgtagccctttgcaaccaatctcacTTTGTAGCATTCAACGttaccattcggatccagttttgttttgaacacccatttgcatcctacgggtttgactccgttgggtaattctaccaaatcccaaacgtcatttttcttcatggaatcaagctcatcaatcattgctttattccattcagaagactgatcactgctaatggcttcattgtaagagataggatcattgagctttccgggatccatttcagtcatgtaggtaacataatcatcccaattaggaggccttctttgcctggatgacctcctgagtggattatcgggttcagcgttgtcttggttttgagcgtttgatgtgccttcgtcatgaggtataatgggttctgattgtagaggtgaatttggagttggtgcagtagcttcaggtgtaataattgcattgggtacaagaggagtaatcggagtaatggtaagcgacgagtctctcccccctgcgtcttgtacttcttgcaattcttcgtaagggttggtactgctcccactgaccttgaaatcctccaggaacgcggcacgcttggtttcaacaatacgggtgacatgggaaggacaatagaaacgataacccttagagttctcaggatacccgataaagaaacaggtaactgttttagggtcaagtttccttaggaaaggattgtaaagttttgcttcagcaatgcagccccatactttcatatatttaagactcggtttccttcctgtccaaagttcataaggagttttagggacagacttagaaggaactctattgagtatatgaacagctgcttttaatgcttcagtccagaggaataatggtaagttagtgttggctaacatactacgcaccatgttcataagggtacggtttcttctttcagcgacaccgttctgctgaggtgtaccaggcatggtgtattggttcacaatcccctggcccttacaaaactcataaaatggaccaggagcttgacccacatcagtatgtcttccataatactcaccgcctctatctgatctcacaactttaatctgacgatctaattgcttttcaacttcagccttataatttttaaaagttgttagagattcagatttctccttaataagatacaagtacatgtaacgagaataatcatcaataaaagtgataaatgaagtatgtcctgttatgccagcgatttggtagggaccactaatgtcagtgtgaatgagttctaataaattagaactcctagttgcacctttcttattcgctaatgtcaatttacctttaagacatttgacacatgttccaaagtcagagaaatcgagaggaggtaagacttcatcctttacgagacgatttaatcgctcttttgaaatgtggcctaaacgctgatgccacaacatggatgaagtctctaagtctcgtttctcttccatctttgtgagtgattcattaatgttatatgacaacaaagatttggaaaagccatcatctagttctaacctatagagacctccatccagaacaccagtaccataaagaacagaatcataatggatagagagttggcgatgaccatgggaaacaataaaaccgtccatgtctaactttggtcctgatacaaggttccgagttacctcaggaacatataaggtatcataaagtttaatacataaaccagttttcataactaattgtaatgttccaatggccttcacttctaattctcgatcatccccaaccttaagcgttctttggtttctttccagcttccggattgaaaggaatccctgagtagaattggtaacatgaaccatagaaccagaatcaaaccaccaagaattagcaggaacacttaaattataggactcaagtatcataaaataatcgttacctttcttagccagccactccttaaagtcagggcattccttctgcatgtgtcctgtctttttacagaacttgcagcggatactgcctaaggagttcttagagctagaaggtgcacttgtattagagttgggattaggcctttggacttttgaagcatccctcctctgataattgttcttccttttcttagagttggaggtagtgaagttggcaacatcagtagtgcgatccatcctcatgtgctcttcctcctgtacgcacatggcgaccagctcactcatcgtccatttttccttctgagtgttgtagttgatcttaaatgcttcaaaggatgaaggaagcgaagtaatgataaaatgaacaaggaaaccatcactgatttccatttccagccccttcagcttattggccatgtcattcatcatcatgatgtgctcgcgaatgccgctcctcccatcatacttagttgtcaccagcttgagaataagagtactagcgtgcgccttagacgtccctttgaactgcgcctccacatgttccaagtaggttttagcatcttcagaatcaggaatagctcccctgattgcattgcttatggattgcttcataaacatgagagacatgcggttacacctagtccacttttcatgagttaactgctcagcagcagtactttgagtggtaaggtccgctggctttttctctctcagagcataatcaaaatcaagcaatccgagagtaagcatgagagcatccttccatgcagcaaagttatcaccagtcaaaggtggaatcccgcagttgggtgctgatagtggaaataagatgagcaagttatgatactaaggaagaaatcctaatgtgatctaagggcacgttaaactaaggcaggcaaaaaaatgaccattttacataatgaagctgtgataatgtctattactaacatcaaaataatagacttaactaaaaaattctacttaaacgaagacaaaacagctttggccagaagtgtaatcatttaagcatatgtgcaaagtggttgtaacaaatcagctttggccagaaattgaaacaatcactttagttatgcacttgctaagtatgccatctatgaaagaattaaatcagctttggccagatattaaaacattcatgcttatgatgcacacttagcatagctttcgtaatacttgaatgataagttgatatatcaagtcagctttggccagaaatgatatatcaaaaactcattcaagttaagctattctgGTTTTGCAAAAACATTATATGATTCTGATTAgttaactaagtaaattacaaaaccatttatttaatagcaaaccacccgttagcgcggatcgaggtttcgagtcgcaaccacggtctcgagttatgacgttatggtctcgagtcgcaacctttgtctcgagttatcacgttacggtctcgagtcgagacctttgtctcgagtcatcacgttatggtctcgagtcgagacctttgtctcgagttagcacgttatggtctcgagtcgagacctttgtctcgagttagcacgttatggtctcgagttgtagaccTTTTGctcccttatgatttcgagtcgagaccttatggtctcgagtcgagaccttatggtctcgagtcgagactgatggtctcTAGTCGCAATCTGATGATCTCGAAACTTCCTGtaacagctgttaattgtgatatcataacctaaaattcaaaatctaagggattatgagatattGTTTCCTGTTTTAAggtgatctaattttatcaacatatttcgaaaaataataactgtttatctaataacagtttcgaataaaattaaaagataaaattagatcaaacatggaaaaaacacccattaatcctaaatcattccaaaacataacagaatacttcgaattttctcaagaacatgatgaaccctaaaacataaaacataaattctggaacccgaaacctgaatattaatagtttttctaaacagatttcggctaaaacATAAACCAGTTAAATTCGATTGAACATACAATTAATTCTTTTTCCCGAAAACAAAGATCTCGAGTCGATGTTCATGACTCGAAACGGCTGTTAAGTTCATAAGGtttcaaaattccgttttccaagtttcaatcccagaattatggatacgaaaaacagaactgactaatcaacatatgctctgataccacatgttggttcagttctgtttatataTGAAGGAAaacatataaatcatacctgtcaccgcagacagtgcagaggagaatccagtgagagaagacgacatggagttcgacatctttgtcaaggtgatctggttcctccttaggatgctaactgatgatggggacttagaaaccgaaaagggtatcggttaggagaggaggtttcgtgatgatgttatggctaatggggtgtgtgaattgtgtaactgagtaacccctaaacctccatataactctccttatataagcacccaggaggaaacctaattagttactaagggtaatatggtccatcaacaattaccaactaattatttaataggttctaatatattttgatctctataatgtaaatgattatgatggctatagattaaatattaatacgtaatatatttaatcttacatatTAATCTAGTCAAAATGGGAGTTTAATTCTATCAATCAAGGCAACCTTTTGTCATGTTCATGTTGCATGAATCATGTTAATTCGATAAAAACTTAAATCTCATTATATGAAGCTAACATTTCATTTTATCAGGTCCATACAGAATCAAACCTCGTATCAAGTCGAATCAAGGTCACATCTGCTTTTGTCTGAAAAAGAACACTAAACGCTGCGCTTTGGCCAAAGCACGTCGCTGTGGGGGGTTTGGAAATAAGGATGGATGTGTGAATATCATGATCCATTACTTATTAGAAAAAGTTGTGTTTTAATTGATAGCGTCATATACTATGTTGATAATTGATAAGAACCCCATCATACAACGTAAATTATTCGGTCTAGAATTGTTCTGTTGTTTGATTAAAGCGTCCATTGGTCGTCCATCATTCAAAAATGTTAAATAAGGTTATGTATATGTAGCTTGCTATGCTAGTGTAGTGAATCAAGTTAAATTACATGCAGTGCTATCAAGACCCGAACCTctatatttgttttattttttaacagcAAATGTTACTCCTTTACACCAATAATCCTAAGTTGTTCCCTTTTGCCCAAGTTTGAACATGGGATCTTCCTGTTAGAGACGTGTGCCTCTACCAAGTGGGCTATAGCCCGACATTGACTTTGACACGTCTCATGTTTACGGTTTGTTAGTGTATCAACGTGACATCCATGATGCCTGACCCGAACCTCTTACATGATTGCTTGTTTCTTATCTTATATTTTTATGTGCAAATTAGGTGAGCATTAGCTTAACTCAAAGCAATCATAtctttttcttattatttttaTCAACCCACCCGCTACTCGTGAATATGATACCCTACTTCCTTAGCTAGCTAGTTTATTTTAGGTTTTTGCATTACTTGACTACAAACATCACTATACCAAGTTAGGATTGTTGACTTTGACATGCAAAAATATAAACAGTGTATTGGTTCAGTAATTCAACAAACAAACACACCACATATAAACCAAAGTTTGAATGAAGAATTAACTTTTGGATATTTTGTCACTTAAATGGCATATATAAAAgcttgagttaattactgttttcgtccctgtggtttgtcaaaaatcactatttcagttcattagttttaaaattgtgatttcagtccatgtggtttcactttcgtaaccatttcagtccctgtgatttcactttcgtaaccatttcaatccatttattctgttaatgAGGTgaactgaaatggttatgaaagtgaaaccacagggactgaaatcgcaatttttaaactaatagactaaaatattgatttttgacaaaccacggtgacgaaaacagtaattaactctaaaagtTTAAAAGCTTAATAACACTCATCAATATAAAAACACATACAAATTTAAGTATAACCACTTAATTATGTTAAGTAAAATTGGCATGCAATATTGGAAGATAAAAGAAACAATTAAACAAATGAGGCTTGTAAACGCCTACAACATTTTTATTGATTTTCTTTTTCCAAACAAAAACAAAGGAAAGAAATATAGAACTGAATGAATGTCTATGCCATAACTATATCTACAGTTACAATAACTTATAAAAAATAGAGAACTAAATAAAATCAAAGATAACAAATAACAAAACTAAACGTTGTCGATACCGCTCGTTAAATCTGGCTCCGAACACCGTCACCGTCATCGAAACCGTCATTCGAAACCGCTCGGGTAGCTATTAGTTAAATTGAGGTGGATCATTGCATtcaaatttaaaaattaaaattactgtcaggtaaacgggcaacaagttaCGCTGCAACCCCTTTTAAGCATCCAGTTCGCATTGGAACATAGGCGCATCAAACGAATTCAAATCCGCAAAAATAGTGTCTTCACTTTCAACATAGCTATTCGATTCATGACAGTCGAAATACGTTTGTATGTCGTCGGGAAAGTTCCGCCGCGGCATATCGGACTCTGGCGGTGGCGACGGTGAGTCAACCACGGAGGTCCGCTCGTACATTTCCTTGAATTTTGTTGATTGCAACAGTAACCCTAGGGCGGAGGAAGCGGTGGAGGTACGCAGTGGCGGAAGGACGCTAGTGGTGGTTTCGCCGGAGCTTGAGGTTTCGGGTTGctggttgttgtggttgttgtAACTGAAGGTTGATTCTGGATCTTGAGTACCATTAGGGTTAGAGTTAGTTGGAACGCCGTTAGAGTTGTTGGAGTCGGTTTGGTTCGGTCTTAACCATTTGATGTAACGGCTGAGGTCAAAATTTGTAACGGCGTTAAGTCCTCGGTACTCTATTGCTGCCATGTCGTACGCGGTTGCCGCTTCTTCTTGAGTAGCTGAGTGATCATATGACAAAGTTGAGTGGTATATCATAGATTTGCCAAACGGAATCGTAACAGAAAAAACCGATTTAAccaaaccgaattaaccgacccTAATAGTTAACTGAAGGCCCGGTTAAGTCATAACCAATTATCTGGAATTTGTGGGAGGTTTTGGTTATGGTGTGTgtcataaccgaattaaccgaaccaaaCAAAATGTATAAATTTGAATAAATTTAAAATTGCACCCACACTAATGCTTTAACTCACTtcttaattcatttttttttaattttgattttATTATCATGAAAAACATTATGAATATGAGGGATTTATGGGGATGTATTACAGGTGGAGGGACCATCACCAAAGTTATATAAAATACCATCAATAAAGCCGACCAGAAAGTTGAAAAAGGTTTGTTTCACTTTCATTTTCTTTGATTTTAGGATTTGGTACAAATTGTTTAAGCGATTAATCAAAATCGAACCATAACCAAATTGTTAACGTTTTTTAATGACTGAACATTTCGACTTTGGTTTTGGTTGAGGCCCAAAACCAAACCGCCTCGTACACACCCCTAATCAATGGACTTGTATCGTCGTTTTGATCAAAAGCCATAAAAAActgtttgtaattcggaaaaaaaacataacttcattaagtttttttaacgaggGACTGGtttaggaaaaataggtgaaaggtgggactggtggggggaatactCAAAGGTGGGACTGCCAATGGCCAATGTCctctagttgggattattacaggccaattcccctaaatctttttattatatttaaattacaaaaaataaatctttttattatatttatattacaatacaaaataaaataataattaggaAATCGATCTAATGTTTACAGTTTTTAGCTTAAATACTTTTTATTAAATCTAAATTacaatagaaaaaaaaataaaaatcaggAAATCGATCTAATGTTTATAGTTTTTAGCTTAAAATATAATGTTAATGCATTTGATCCATTCAAGAGAAAAAACAACTTTAATAAAGATAGTgtgtaatattattattttaaacttACA
This is a stretch of genomic DNA from Helianthus annuus cultivar XRQ/B chromosome 16, HanXRQr2.0-SUNRISE, whole genome shotgun sequence. It encodes these proteins:
- the LOC110916355 gene encoding AP2-like ethylene-responsive transcription factor At1g16060, which gives rise to MAKISQKKNAARNDDVETKPVIGKAKRTRKTVKRDSPPQRSSVYRGVTRHRWTGRYEAHLWDKNCWNESQNKKGRQVYLGAYDDEKVAAHAYDLAALKYWGQDTILNFPLGTYKEEIREMESLSKEEYIGSLRRKSSGFSRGVSKYRGVARHHHNGRWEARIGRVFGNKYLYLGTYATQEEAATAYDMAAIEYRGLNAVTNFDLSRYIKWLRPNQTDSNNSNGVPTNSNPNGTQDPESTFSYNNHNNQQPETSSSGETTTSVLPPLRTSTASSALGLLLQSTKFKEMYERTSVVDSPSPPPESDMPRRNFPDDIQTYFDCHESNSYVESEDTIFADLNSFDAPMFQCELDA